One window of the Haloarcula halobia genome contains the following:
- a CDS encoding AI-2E family transporter, producing the protein MDEKRFVVALFGVLVTLVIGVLAYQFIAALTVSVFLYYSTRRFYKSLRRLRLPARVRAVIVMASLVLPLLVLVTYAGVLLVIESRQFVEQYDLLTVAATHVAWLDDVGTMPDLTIEGLYGAYQSGQFSPVIKFVGDHAALVTSLVSNFFLNLFISVIVTYYLLVDGGRIREWLLRFDDDAVIREYLEAVDAELEAVLFGNLLNVVAISLIAIAAFSGYNALAPASVEVPYPALAGALTGIASLVPVVGMKVVYLPLTGITALPVVLGGDSSLLVFVLVFLAVAVVVVDTVPDLLLRPLLSGENTHVGLLMLAYTLGPVVLGFYGLFFAPILLVVGLTFATTALPRLLGADEPGGVAPDQLRLDDFR; encoded by the coding sequence ATGGACGAGAAACGGTTCGTTGTCGCCCTCTTTGGCGTCCTCGTCACACTGGTCATCGGGGTGCTCGCCTACCAGTTCATCGCGGCGCTGACGGTTTCGGTGTTCCTCTATTACTCGACCCGGCGGTTCTACAAGTCACTGCGGCGGCTCCGACTGCCGGCACGCGTCCGCGCGGTGATCGTCATGGCGTCGCTCGTGCTCCCGCTGTTGGTGCTCGTGACCTACGCCGGCGTGTTGCTCGTCATCGAATCCCGCCAGTTCGTCGAACAGTACGACCTCCTGACCGTGGCCGCGACGCACGTCGCCTGGCTTGACGACGTGGGGACGATGCCGGACCTGACCATCGAGGGGCTCTACGGAGCCTACCAGTCCGGCCAGTTCTCACCGGTCATCAAGTTCGTCGGCGACCACGCGGCGCTGGTGACGTCGTTGGTCTCGAACTTCTTCCTGAACCTCTTCATCAGCGTCATCGTCACCTACTACCTCCTGGTGGACGGCGGGCGCATCCGCGAGTGGCTGTTGCGCTTCGACGACGACGCCGTGATTCGGGAGTACCTGGAGGCCGTCGACGCGGAACTCGAGGCGGTCCTCTTTGGGAACCTGTTGAACGTCGTCGCCATCTCGCTCATCGCCATCGCCGCGTTCTCCGGGTACAACGCGCTGGCCCCGGCGTCCGTCGAGGTCCCGTACCCGGCCCTGGCGGGGGCCCTGACCGGCATCGCGAGTCTGGTCCCCGTCGTGGGCATGAAAGTCGTCTACCTCCCGCTTACTGGCATCACCGCGCTCCCCGTCGTGCTTGGCGGCGACTCGTCGCTTTTGGTGTTCGTGCTCGTCTTCCTCGCCGTCGCCGTGGTCGTGGTCGACACGGTCCCGGACCTGCTCTTGCGACCGCTGCTCAGCGGCGAGAACACGCACGTCGGGTTGTTGATGCTCGCGTACACCCTCGGCCCGGTCGTGCTGGGCTTTTACGGGCTCTTCTTCGCGCCGATACTGCTCGTCGTGGGCCTCACGTTCGCGACGACGGCCCTCCCGCGGCTCCTGGGGGCCGACGAACCCGGCGGCGTTGCGCCGGACCAGTTGCGCCTCGACGACTTCCGGTGA
- a CDS encoding methyl-accepting chemotaxis protein — protein sequence MSSNLEEDEITGEDALREHFEGGETVEELDFSPGEIQRLKEAVGFDDGDVRRLRALASFLPAIDALDEEIRPSESADETVPTAVDESSIESDDFAEIQRAYLDSLVYGDYDESYFMTRAGLGTFLDESEIPVPFYLGQQHTNFEILAEATSDRTEEAVSEILSEAGVAESTVEAVRDEIQTNNETLASAAKLLTLDRQAIVESFVRNREAVYEDELERRREIAEDTRDGVEELKKLAGEVTSGSNEIADLTELEAENVSQIQEEMSNLSATIEEIAATADRVESVSERASTAASEGQESAEEAVEDLESIEEEGEKIKESIIELQERTEQISGVAEVINDIADQTNMLALNASIEAARAGEAGSGFAVVADEVKSLAEESQEQAQQIDATIADIQDTIDQTVRNAEATIATIDDGVENAEQVMNQLDEIAEVVEDAAHGTAEVSQATDQQARSAEEVATKVDETAERVAEIDEEIHEIAKSSEQQSAKVFQITSDLKQLSESFAE from the coding sequence ATGAGCTCGAATCTGGAAGAAGACGAGATAACGGGGGAGGATGCTTTGCGCGAACACTTCGAGGGGGGAGAGACAGTCGAAGAACTCGATTTCTCTCCTGGCGAGATACAGCGGTTGAAAGAGGCTGTCGGATTCGATGACGGCGATGTGAGGCGGCTTCGGGCGCTTGCTTCGTTCCTTCCCGCGATCGACGCCCTCGACGAAGAGATCCGTCCGAGTGAGAGCGCAGATGAGACCGTCCCTACTGCGGTCGACGAGTCCTCGATTGAGAGTGATGACTTTGCGGAGATTCAGCGTGCGTATCTCGATTCGCTCGTCTACGGAGACTACGACGAGTCCTATTTCATGACACGGGCCGGTCTCGGCACGTTCCTCGATGAATCCGAGATACCGGTCCCGTTCTATCTCGGGCAGCAACACACCAACTTCGAGATTCTCGCGGAGGCGACATCCGACCGAACCGAGGAAGCGGTGAGCGAGATTCTCAGTGAAGCGGGTGTCGCAGAATCGACCGTCGAAGCGGTGCGAGACGAGATCCAGACCAATAACGAAACGCTGGCGTCGGCGGCGAAGTTGCTCACGCTGGACCGACAGGCGATTGTCGAGTCGTTCGTTCGTAATCGAGAAGCGGTGTACGAGGATGAGCTGGAACGCCGCCGGGAGATCGCCGAAGACACACGCGATGGTGTCGAGGAACTCAAGAAATTGGCTGGAGAGGTGACCTCTGGAAGCAACGAAATCGCGGATTTGACCGAGCTGGAGGCGGAGAACGTCTCGCAGATCCAAGAAGAGATGTCGAACTTGAGTGCGACTATCGAGGAGATCGCCGCGACTGCCGACCGCGTGGAGTCGGTCAGTGAACGTGCCTCGACGGCCGCATCGGAGGGACAAGAGTCAGCCGAGGAAGCGGTCGAGGATCTGGAGTCAATCGAGGAAGAAGGCGAGAAGATCAAGGAGAGTATCATCGAACTACAGGAGCGGACGGAACAGATTAGCGGCGTGGCAGAGGTCATCAACGACATTGCCGACCAGACGAATATGCTGGCGTTGAACGCCTCCATCGAGGCCGCCCGAGCGGGGGAAGCCGGTAGTGGGTTCGCCGTCGTCGCCGACGAGGTGAAGTCGCTGGCCGAGGAGTCACAGGAACAGGCACAACAGATTGACGCGACGATAGCCGATATCCAGGATACGATCGACCAGACGGTCAGGAATGCCGAGGCGACTATCGCGACGATAGACGACGGCGTCGAGAACGCTGAACAGGTGATGAATCAACTCGACGAGATTGCCGAGGTCGTTGAGGATGCCGCACATGGGACGGCAGAGGTGTCCCAAGCAACGGACCAACAAGCCCGGTCCGCAGAGGAGGTGGCCACGAAGGTCGACGAGACCGCCGAACGAGTAGCCGAAATTGACGAGGAGATACACGAGATCGCGAAATCCAGCGAACAGCAGTCGGCAAAGGTCTTCCAGATCACGTCGGACCTGAAACAGCTCTCGGAGTCGTTCGCAGAGTAA
- a CDS encoding bacteriohemerythrin codes for MPLIEWDDRRYSTGVERYDKQHKRLFEVLNELHEAMEEGRAEEELGDVLRELERYTEYHFSDEEEFMEGCGFADDCSECFFGHQEMHEEFAAKVTELREKHENGEYITMEVLEFARDWLDSHIAGGEQDQSYGEYYDSEVDTYDFGSHDIDESTFQ; via the coding sequence ATGCCCCTGATCGAGTGGGACGACCGACGCTACAGTACCGGGGTCGAACGATACGACAAGCAGCACAAGCGGCTCTTCGAGGTGCTGAACGAGCTTCACGAAGCGATGGAGGAGGGCCGAGCAGAGGAAGAACTCGGCGACGTCCTGCGGGAGCTGGAGCGATACACGGAGTACCACTTCAGTGACGAGGAAGAGTTCATGGAGGGCTGTGGGTTCGCAGACGACTGCTCCGAGTGCTTCTTTGGCCACCAGGAGATGCACGAGGAGTTCGCAGCGAAAGTCACCGAGCTGCGTGAAAAGCACGAGAACGGCGAGTACATCACGATGGAAGTCCTCGAGTTCGCCCGCGACTGGCTGGACTCCCATATCGCAGGCGGCGAACAGGACCAGAGTTACGGCGAGTACTACGACTCTGAGGTCGACACCTACGACTTCGGCTCCCACGACATCGACGAATCGACCTTCCAGTAA
- a CDS encoding GNAT family N-acetyltransferase produces MEIRTATTGESETVVDMWVELASDQRAHGSHLLAAANRRTIRESIAGRIFDESVLVATVDEDIVGFVMFTVRQGRYRQDVTQGSIENIYVRPGNRGRGIGSALLSAAEGRLADDDVDTVTLEMMASNEGARRFYQRHGYTDHRVELEKSVENDTL; encoded by the coding sequence GTGGAAATCCGGACCGCCACGACGGGCGAGAGCGAGACCGTCGTCGACATGTGGGTCGAACTCGCGAGCGACCAGCGAGCCCACGGGTCCCACCTGCTGGCAGCGGCCAACCGGAGGACTATCCGCGAGTCCATCGCCGGCCGGATCTTCGACGAGTCCGTGCTGGTGGCGACCGTCGACGAGGATATCGTCGGGTTCGTGATGTTCACCGTCCGCCAGGGGCGCTACCGTCAGGACGTCACGCAGGGTTCGATCGAGAACATCTACGTCCGGCCGGGCAACCGCGGACGAGGCATCGGGTCGGCGCTGCTGTCGGCCGCCGAGGGCCGACTGGCCGACGACGACGTCGACACGGTCACGCTCGAGATGATGGCCAGCAACGAGGGCGCGCGCCGGTTCTACCAACGGCACGGCTACACCGACCACCGCGTCGAACTGGAGAAGTCGGTAGAAAACGATACTCTCTAA
- a CDS encoding CBS domain-containing protein, whose protein sequence is MNGSVTVREVMDREFLGASESDDLLETTELLVQSDDEAVLVLRGNDPVGWVTRDDILAHVVGEAATDSATVGEVMNESLPAIGPDAQLPEARDKMVTLAASWLLVVEEGEPLGTLTASDILSTSMLEGETTELVETTEQMATTGRAATTDGTDSIAEDNFDDQGICSACGTLTQNLSSFNGQLLCADCRDV, encoded by the coding sequence ATGAACGGTTCCGTGACCGTCCGGGAGGTGATGGATCGGGAATTCCTCGGTGCGAGCGAGTCCGACGACCTTCTCGAGACGACCGAGTTGTTGGTACAGAGCGACGACGAGGCGGTGTTGGTCCTGCGGGGGAACGACCCCGTCGGCTGGGTCACCCGCGACGACATCCTCGCACACGTCGTGGGCGAGGCGGCGACGGACTCGGCGACAGTCGGCGAGGTGATGAACGAGTCTCTGCCGGCCATCGGACCGGACGCACAGCTCCCCGAGGCGCGGGACAAGATGGTCACGCTCGCAGCGTCCTGGTTGCTCGTGGTCGAGGAGGGGGAACCGCTGGGCACGCTGACCGCGAGCGACATCCTCTCGACGTCGATGCTGGAGGGCGAGACGACCGAACTCGTCGAGACGACCGAACAGATGGCGACGACGGGCCGGGCAGCGACCACCGACGGGACCGACTCTATCGCCGAGGACAACTTCGACGACCAGGGCATCTGTTCGGCCTGTGGGACGCTGACCCAGAACCTCTCGTCGTTCAACGGCCAGTTGCTCTGTGCCGACTGTCGTGACGTCTGA
- a CDS encoding GTP cyclohydrolase III, whose protein sequence is MTNTQVTHIQIDNYGPWTVTPEPRREVDLQTMQSRLYADLAQLFGNRDGYIFFSRFDNMIAVTNGLDMDDHALIQESVGNRYPVSMSLSVATGTTPASALGTATEQLQAAGSAQDKGRREVLRGQTIDEEFRTGTDVQLAHFDVDDATEKYTDQLNEFDTFIRIEQGYAALMKYMRESHDSLSFFVGGDNVIAVCPSLGRRDYEDAIEHVRETVDVELKVGVGDGRTAADAGMDAKHALEHCRATGEPVTIED, encoded by the coding sequence GTGACGAATACGCAGGTTACGCACATTCAGATCGACAATTACGGCCCGTGGACGGTGACGCCGGAACCGCGGCGCGAAGTCGACCTCCAGACGATGCAGTCGCGCCTCTATGCCGACCTCGCGCAGCTGTTTGGCAACCGGGACGGCTACATCTTCTTCTCCAGGTTCGACAATATGATAGCGGTGACGAACGGTCTCGACATGGACGACCACGCCCTCATCCAGGAGTCCGTGGGGAACCGCTACCCCGTCTCGATGAGCCTCTCCGTCGCGACGGGGACGACGCCCGCCTCGGCGCTCGGCACGGCGACGGAACAGCTCCAGGCGGCCGGGAGTGCACAGGACAAGGGCCGCCGGGAGGTCCTGCGCGGCCAGACCATCGACGAGGAGTTCCGGACCGGGACGGACGTCCAGCTGGCGCACTTCGACGTCGACGACGCCACCGAGAAGTACACCGACCAGCTCAACGAGTTCGACACGTTCATCCGCATCGAACAGGGCTACGCCGCGCTGATGAAGTACATGCGCGAGAGCCACGACTCGCTGTCTTTCTTCGTCGGCGGCGACAACGTCATCGCCGTCTGCCCCTCGCTCGGCCGGCGCGACTACGAGGACGCGATCGAGCACGTCCGGGAGACGGTCGACGTCGAGCTCAAGGTCGGGGTCGGCGATGGCCGGACGGCCGCCGATGCCGGCATGGACGCCAAACACGCCCTGGAACACTGTCGGGCGACGGGCGAGCCGGTCACCATAGAGGACTGA
- a CDS encoding DUF7344 domain-containing protein yields MATHDSETERDGPLPPDVVADLLGDERRRRALEMLDRFDGPVVVGDLARAVLAAKRNVRESAIPDDEVDAVRAELYRDHLPKLTATGVVAYDSMVGTVELRCPEVLPDGQRPIPTDQ; encoded by the coding sequence ATGGCGACACACGACTCCGAGACGGAACGGGACGGACCGCTACCGCCGGACGTCGTCGCTGACCTGCTCGGGGACGAGCGGCGACGGCGGGCGCTGGAGATGCTCGACCGGTTCGACGGGCCGGTGGTCGTCGGCGACCTCGCCAGGGCGGTGCTCGCGGCAAAGCGGAACGTGCGCGAGTCGGCGATACCGGACGACGAGGTCGACGCGGTCCGGGCGGAGCTGTACCGGGACCACCTCCCGAAGCTGACCGCCACTGGCGTCGTGGCCTACGACTCGATGGTCGGCACGGTCGAGTTGCGCTGCCCGGAAGTGCTCCCCGACGGCCAGAGACCGATTCCGACAGACCAATAG
- a CDS encoding DUF5785 family protein, whose amino-acid sequence MDWPHDPDGDEGSEGRRKYGHAVLAKKIDEDEDFPLEAAAFVEEYGDHPVRIDYETVVSVEDIFEYVDQGSFEDFPDFHKAVGRALREADWWPYRLEHA is encoded by the coding sequence ATGGACTGGCCGCACGACCCCGACGGGGACGAGGGTAGCGAAGGACGACGCAAGTACGGCCACGCAGTGCTTGCGAAGAAAATCGACGAGGACGAGGACTTCCCGCTCGAGGCAGCGGCGTTCGTCGAGGAGTACGGCGACCACCCGGTCCGCATCGACTACGAGACGGTCGTCAGCGTCGAAGACATCTTCGAGTACGTAGACCAGGGGTCCTTCGAGGACTTCCCGGACTTCCACAAGGCCGTCGGCCGGGCGCTCCGCGAGGCGGACTGGTGGCCCTACCGGCTCGAACACGCCTGA
- a CDS encoding PGF-pre-PGF domain-containing protein: MKRHDWSPAGVGTRLLALALVVAMVTGAVAGPAAAEPRLFIPGGSLEAKETLVGDDLNVTVRVKNTGGDGGGLTVNIRRNGTTVTSERVVVESDSEIRITKAIQFDQPGKYVIKANDRKLGEVTARRATSRVTSETNGSRTVEIRTGGIPTTDPYDIDMPAAENRSFAIERWTVEASEDRFTQRVTEYTSPSASSVTLPDDEGTSVLGVVTVGSSGGVDAVRMRIEVNRTALRDAGIETDALALYAQNGSTWTELETSVVDERTDAVVYEARATSFDALALGTIQPVFDVGETNLRTVQTADGRRIVVETAVTNSGSVAGDYEATITVNGESANASVTRIPAGQQRTLTLATDVTSAGEYRVALNDRSVGSVVITEAQVGDEPTEQPGTETGTASQPGGDGDGDGDADGDGLPAGLPATVFGIDTALVAGGVAVALLVFFGALAVLRRGSGDGPGGSDFEL, from the coding sequence ATGAAGCGACACGATTGGTCCCCTGCAGGCGTTGGGACGCGCCTCCTCGCACTCGCCCTGGTCGTAGCGATGGTCACCGGCGCCGTCGCCGGGCCGGCGGCGGCCGAGCCTCGCCTGTTCATCCCCGGCGGGAGTCTCGAGGCCAAGGAGACGCTGGTCGGTGACGACCTCAACGTCACGGTCAGAGTCAAAAACACCGGTGGCGACGGCGGGGGGCTCACGGTGAACATCAGGCGCAACGGCACGACGGTCACGAGCGAGCGGGTGGTCGTCGAGTCCGACTCGGAGATACGCATCACGAAGGCAATCCAGTTCGACCAGCCCGGGAAGTACGTCATCAAGGCCAACGACCGCAAACTGGGGGAGGTGACCGCCAGACGGGCGACGTCGCGAGTAACGAGCGAGACCAACGGGAGCCGGACGGTCGAGATACGGACCGGTGGCATCCCGACGACCGACCCCTACGACATCGACATGCCGGCGGCCGAGAACCGTTCGTTCGCCATCGAGCGCTGGACCGTCGAGGCCAGCGAGGACCGGTTCACCCAGCGGGTGACAGAATACACAAGCCCGTCGGCGTCGTCGGTGACGCTGCCGGACGACGAGGGGACCTCGGTGCTGGGCGTCGTGACCGTCGGGTCGAGCGGCGGCGTCGACGCGGTGCGGATGCGGATCGAGGTGAATCGGACGGCACTCCGTGACGCCGGTATCGAGACGGACGCGCTCGCCCTGTACGCACAGAATGGGTCGACCTGGACCGAGCTCGAGACGTCGGTCGTCGACGAGCGGACCGACGCCGTGGTCTACGAGGCCCGGGCGACGAGCTTCGACGCGCTGGCACTCGGGACCATCCAGCCGGTCTTCGACGTCGGGGAGACGAACCTCAGGACCGTCCAGACGGCGGACGGACGCCGGATCGTCGTGGAGACCGCCGTGACGAACAGCGGCAGCGTCGCCGGCGACTACGAGGCGACGATTACCGTCAACGGCGAGTCGGCCAACGCCTCCGTCACGAGAATTCCGGCGGGCCAGCAGCGGACCCTCACGCTCGCGACCGACGTCACGAGCGCCGGCGAGTACCGTGTCGCGCTGAACGATCGAAGCGTCGGGAGCGTCGTCATCACGGAGGCACAGGTCGGCGACGAGCCGACAGAACAGCCGGGGACCGAGACCGGGACGGCCTCGCAACCAGGGGGCGACGGTGACGGCGACGGCGACGCCGACGGCGATGGCCTCCCGGCCGGTCTGCCCGCGACCGTGTTCGGCATCGACACGGCGCTCGTCGCGGGCGGCGTGGCGGTCGCACTGCTCGTGTTCTTCGGTGCGCTCGCCGTGCTGCGACGTGGAAGCGGTGACGGGCCAGGCGGCTCGGACTTCGAGCTTTGA